One Brassica napus cultivar Da-Ae chromosome A5, Da-Ae, whole genome shotgun sequence DNA window includes the following coding sequences:
- the LOC125609096 gene encoding heme-binding-like protein At3g10130, chloroplastic, giving the protein MISSIASSLSLLSSSPHNKLSIDLRSYPSPKQRRCSVLCSGVRTAARRQSRDLSATEARVSLVLALASQASSVSQRLLADLAVETAKYAFPKRFNSSNLEEALMSVPDLETMNFRVLSRTDRYEIREVEPYYVAETTMPGGNGFDFYGASRSFNVLAEYLFGKNTVNEKIEMTTPVVTRKVQSVGEKMEMTTPVITRKAKDQTQWQMSFVMPSKYGSDLPLPKDPSVKIQEVPRKIVAVLAFSGYVTDEETEKREQELRRALRNDKKFRVRDGVSVEVAQYNPPFTLPFTRRNEVSLEVESKEY; this is encoded by the exons atgatcaGCTCCATTGCATCATCCCTTTCTCTCCTCTCTTCGTCTCCCCATAACAAACTCTCCATCGATCTCCGATCGTATCCGAGCCCTAAACAGAGGAGATGCTCTGTTCTTTGCTCCGGCGTCAGAACCGCTGCTCGACGGCAGAGTCGGGATTTGTCCGCAACCGAAGCTAGGGTTTCTCTCGTTCTCGCTCTCGCCTCCCAGGCCTCCTCCGTCTCTCAACGCC ttttggCTGATTTGGCTGTGGAGACGGCGAAGTATGCGTTTCCGAAGAGATTCAATAGCTCGAATCTGGAAGAAGCGCTCATGTCTG TGCCGGATCTCGAGACGATGAACTTCAGAGTTTTAAGTAGGACTGATAGATACGAGATCAGAGAAGTCgag CCTTATTATGTGGCGGAGACTACAATGCCAGGTGGAAATGGATTCGACTTCTATGGTGCTTCAAGGTCTTTCAATGTCTTAGCTGAGTACCTCTTTGGTAAG AACACGGTGAATGAGAAAATAGAGATGACGACTCCTGTTGTTACTCGTAAAGTCCAATCCGTTGGCGAAAAGATGGAGATGACCACTCCAGTTATAACTAGGaag GCGAAAGATCAAACCCAGTGGCAGATGTCTTTTGTCATGCCATCAAAGTATGGTTCAGATTTGCCACTTCCAAAAGATCCTTCAGTCAAGATTCAGGAGGTGCCACGGAAGATTGTTGCTGTTCTCGCCTTCTCAG GATACGTAACAGATGAAGAGACTGAGAAACGGGAGCAAGAACTAAGGCGAGCTCTTCGGAATGACAAGAAGTTTCGAGTGAGAGATGGAGTTTCAGTTGAAGTTGCACAG TACAATCCACCATTCACTCTCCCGTTCACCCGCCGCAACGAGGTCTCCCTCGAAGTGGAAAGCAAAGAGTATTAG
- the LOC106411148 gene encoding uncharacterized protein LOC106411148: MGNCIVMEKKVIKIMRNDGEVVEYRGPMKVHDILTQFSGHYSLFDSLSNHCHLHPQAKLLCGRLYYLMPKQTTTVKHKKTKKVRFANPEVEKEGDIKEKSPSVVRVKMVVSKKELEKLLQGGSVHEVVYRSLDKQHLCRDDDGAASAEECLTGWRPLLDSIPESV, encoded by the coding sequence atggggAATTGTATAGTAATGGAGAAGAAAGTGATAAAGATAATGAGAAATGATGGAGAAGTAGTTGAATACAGAGGACCCATGAAGGTTCATGACATCCTCACCCAATTCTCTGGTCACTACTctctctttgattctctgtcAAACCATTGTCATCTTCATCCACAAGCCAAGCTTCTCTGTGGTCGTCTCTACTATCTCATGCCGAAGCAGACGACCACAGTAAAGCACAAGAAAACGAAGAAAGTCAGGTTTGCAAATCCAGAGGTTGAAAAAGAAGGAGATATTAAGGAGAAGAGTCCTAGTGTCGTGAGAGTGAAGATGGTTGTGAGTAAGAAAGAGCTAGAGAAGCTGCTTCAAGGAGGTTCAGTTCATGAAGTGGTCTATAGGAGTCTTGATAAGCAACATCTATGTCGTGATGATGATGGTGCAGCTTCTGCTGAAGAGTGTCTTACAGGCTGGAGACCTTTGTTAGATAGCATTCCAGAATCTGTGTAG
- the LOC106410269 gene encoding threonine dehydratase biosynthetic, chloroplastic: MDSVRLPTAPSTLRTQTLGHLLPHRLRHIPLPPCTSKPLIAMITRSRNHVSPIAVISGNETSISPPDSPPPRLKVNPSSLQYPAGYLGAVPDRTSDPENGSITEAMEYLTSILSTKVYDVAIETPLHLAKKLSERLGVSMFLKREDLQPVFSFKIRGAYNMMAKLPSEQLAKGVICSSAGNHAQGVAMSAAKLGCTAVIVMPRTTPEIKWQSVEDLGATVVLVGDTYDEAQAFAKQRAEEEGLTFIPPFDHPDVIAGQGTVGMEITRQAKGPLHAIFVPIGGGGLIAGIAAYVKRVSPEVKIIGVEPADANSMALSLHHGERVILNQIGGFADGVAVKEVGEETFRICRKLMDGVVLVTRDAMCASIKDMFEEKRNILEPAGALAIAGAEAYCKYYGLKDVNVVAITSGANMNFDKLRIVTELANVGRQQEAVLATILPEKPGSFKQFCELVGPMNITEFKYRCGSRKEAVVLYSVGVHTPGELKALEKRMESSQLKTTNLTTSDLVKDHLRYLMGGRSSVENEVLCRFIFPERPGALMKFLDSFSPRWNISLFHYRAEGAAGANVLVGIHVSEHEMEEFRNRAQVLGYEYVLVSEDINFKLLMQ, from the exons ATGGATTCCGTCAGGCTTCCAACGGCTCCTTCCACCCTCCGCACCCAAACGCTAGGTCACCTCTTACCCCATCGCCTCCGCCACATTCCGCTACCTCCTTGCACATCGAAACCGCTGATCGCGATGATCACTCGATCTCGAAACCACGTCTCTCCGATCGCCGTCATCTCCGGGAACGAAACGTCCATCTCTCCGCCGGATTCCCCTCCGCCGCGTCTCAAGGTCAATCCGAGCTCTCTGCAGTACCCCGCTGGCTACCTCGGCGCGGTTCCGGACCGCACGAGCGATCCGGAGAACGGAAGCATCACCGAGGCGATGGAGTATCTGACGAGCATACTCTCGACGAAGGTCTACGACGTCGCGATCGAGACTCCGCTCCACTTGGCCAAGAAGCTATCGGAGAGGCTTGGCGTTTCGATGTTTCTCAAGAGAGAAGACTTGCAACCT GTGTTCTCGTTTAAGATTCGTGGAGCTTACAATATGATGGCGAAGCTTCCATCAGAGCAGTTAGCGAAAGGTGTCATCTGCTCCTCAGCTGGAAACCATGCTCAAGGAGTTGCTATGTCTGCTGCCAAACTCGGCTGCACTGCTGTGATTGTTATGCCTCGTACAACCCCTGAGATCAAG TGGCAATCTGTGGAGGATTTGGGTGCGACGGTTGTTCTTGTTGGGGATACGTATGATGAAGCACAAGCATTTGCTAAGCAACgagcagaagaagaaggtttGACGTTTATACCTCCTTTTGATCATCCGGATGTTATTGCCGGGCAAGGGACTGTTGGGATGGAGATCACAAGGCAAGCTAAAGGTCCATTGCATGCTATATTTGTGCCCATCGGTGGTGGTGGTTTGATAGCTGGTATTGCTGCTTATGTGAAGAGAGTTTCTCCCGAG GTGAAGATCATTGGTGTAGAACCAGCTGATGCAAATTCAATGGCGTTATCTCTGCATCACGGCGAGAGAGTGATATTAAACCAGATTGGTGGTTTTGCAGATGGTGTAGCGGTTAAAGAAGTTGGTGAAGAGACTTTTCGTATATGCAGAAAGCTGATGGATGGTGTTGTTCTCGTCACTCGTGATGCTATGTGCGCATCAATAAAG GATATGTTTGAGGAGAAACGGAACATATTAGAACCAGCGGGTGCTCTAGCGATCGCTGGAGCTGAAGCGTACTGTAAATATTATGGCCTAAAGGACGTGAACGTTGTGGCCATAACCAGTGGTGCAAACATGAACTTTGACAAGCTCAGGATTGTGACAGAACTCGCCAATGTCGGTAGGCAACAGGAGGCTGTTCTTGCTACTATCTTGCCGGAAAAGCCTGGAAGCTTTAAGCAATTTTGTGAATTG GTTGGACCAATGAACATAACCGAGTTCAAGTATAGATGTGGCTCGAGAAAGGAAGCTGTTGTACTATACAG TGTTGGAGTGCACACACCCGGAGAGCTCAAAGCACTAGAGAAGAGAATGGAATCTTCTCAACTCAAAACTACGAACCTTACAACCAGTGACTTAGTAAAAGATCACCTGCGTTACTTG ATGGGTGGAAGATCAAGTGTTGAAAACGAGGTTCTATGCCGATTCATATTCCCGGAGAGACCCGGTGCGCTAATGAAGTTCTTGGACTCTTTCAGTCCACGGTGGAACATTAGCCTTTTCCATTACCGTGCAGAG GGTGCTGCGGGCGCGAACGTGCTGGTCGGGATCCATGTCTCGGAGCATGAAATGGAGGAATTTCGAAACCGAGCTCAAGTTCTTGGATACGAGTACGTTTTGGTAAGTGAGGACATCAATTTCAAGCTTTTGATGCAGTGA
- the LOC125609097 gene encoding peptidyl-prolyl cis-trans isomerase FKBP16-4, chloroplastic-like — MLTMKLLHPLHHSLSSFLPLPSRRRQSKPYRCSLPSPGGERVIRSEAVVSPVMVSQSFEGRRVLLGCLLSAAGGILLPDSSEAVSTSRRALRASKIPDSEFTTLPNGLKYYDIKVGNGAEAVKGSRVAVHYVAKWKGITFMTSRQGLGVGGGTPYGFDVGQSENGNVLKGLDLGTEGMRVGGQRLVIVPPELAYGKKGVQEIPPNATIELDIELLSIKQSPFGTPVKIVEG, encoded by the exons ATGTTAACAATGAAACTTCTTCACCCTCTCCatcactctctctcttccttccttCCTTTACCATCAA GAAGAAGGCAATCCAAACCTTACCGGTGCTCACTACCATCTCCCGGCGGCGAAAGGGTCATCAGATCAGAGGCCGTGGTTTCTCCGGTGATGGTGAGCCAGAGCTTCGAAGGAAGAAGGGTTTTACTTGGATGTCTCCTCTCCGCCG CGGGTGGGATTCTGTTACCTGATTCATCCGAGGCCGTAAGCACCAGCAGAAGAGCT CTACGTGCATCTAAGATACCGGACAGCGAATTCACCACTCTCCCCAATGGTCTCAA GTACTATGATATAAAAGTTGGGAATGGAGCAGAGGCTGTGAAAGGATCTCGGGTCGCA GTTCACTATGTTGCAAAATGGAAAGGGATAACGTTCATGACAAGTCGACAAGGACTCGGCGTTGGAGGTGGAACG CCTTACGGGTTTGACGTTGGACAATCAGAGAACGGGAATGTTCTGAAAGGACTTGACCTTGGCACTGAAGGGATGCGTGTAGGTGGTCAG AGATTGGTGATTGTTCCTCCGGAGCTTGCTTACGGGAAGAAAGGAGTCCAAGAGATTCCTCCAAACGCAACAATAGAG CTTGACATTGAGCTCTTATCAATCAAGCAGAGTCCTTTCGG GACGCCAGTGAAGATCGTTGAAGGCTAA
- the LOC106410271 gene encoding transcription initiation factor TFIID subunit 12, which yields MEQPRQTSTASQPPETPSQPSEPAPKPVVLSQIQQPPSTNPNPSSASSITSSSAPPSPSLNPNPNPPQYTRPVTSPATQHLSPSLGRPPPPSYSRPWQPHSSYGHFSSSASSSPLLSSSSAPASSSSSSLPVAGQQRGGMAIGVPASPIPSPSPTPSQPPASAFPGSFGQQYGGLGRGSVGMSEASSNSSVPQGRMMQGTQGMGMMGTIGSGSQMRPSGMAQHQQRPAQSSLRPASSPSSSSPVPQNFQGHSLMRPSAIGSPGVQSTGAANQPWLSSSNQGKPPLAPPSYRPQVTNPSMPQRSHVPQHHPSTSPAASQPQQQQHQLQPQEQHQQLRSPHQPLPYSHQPPRVQGSVNQKAASLAMPNQPPVTQPGNQAKTVSAENEESDDRILGKRSIHEILQQIDPSEKLDPEVEGILADIAEDFVESITTFGCSLAKHRKSDTLEAKDILLHVERNWNIRPPGFSSDEIKTFRKPVTTDIHKDRLAAVKKSMTVTEAANARFGTANARGGQAKTPANPLASTTFNH from the exons ATGGAACAACCCCGGCAAACCTCGACGGCGTCTCAGCCACCGGAAACACCCTCTCAACCGTCGGAGCCAGCTCCAAAACCGGTGGTTTTATCCCAGATTCAGCAACCTCCTTCCACCAATCCGAATCCCTCCTCCGCGTCCTCTATCACCTCCTCCTCAGCCCCGCCATCGCCGTCGCTCAATCCAAACCCTAATCCACCTCAATACACACGTCCGGTGACATCTCCGGCGACGCAACATCTCTCCCCTTCTTTAGGTCGGCCTCCTCCACCGTCGTACTCGAGACCGTGGCAACCACATTCCTCATACGGTCACTTCTCCTCCTCCGCGTCGTCGTCTCCGTTGCTATCTTCCTCTTCAGCTCCAgcctcttcgtcttcttcgtcccTGCCTGTTGCTGGACAGCAACGAGGCGGTATGGCGATCGGCGTTCCAGCTTCTCCGATCCCGAGCCCCTCTCCGACTCCTTCTCAGCCTCCGGCGTCTGCTTTTCCGGGGTCTTTTGGGCAGCAGTACGGCGGATTGGGTCGTGGAAGTGTCGGAATGTCGGAAGCGAGCTCCAATTCAAGTGTCCCGCAG GGTAGGATGATGCAAGGAACTCAGGGGATGGGAATGATGGGGACTATTGGCTCAGGTTCTCAAATGCGGCCGAGTGGGATGGCTCAGCACCAGCAGAGACCGGCTCAGTCTTCTCTAAGGCCAGCTTCCTCGCCGAGTAGTTCATCTCCTGTTCCCCAA AACTTTCAAGGGCATAGCCTTATGAGACCTTCAGCTATTGGTTCTCCTGGTGTCCAATCCACTGGTGCAGCAAATCAACCGTGGTTATCATCTTCAAACCAAGGGAAGCCTCCTTTGGCACCCCCTTCTTATAGACCGCAAGTAACTAATCCCTCCATGCCACAAAGATCCCATGTTCCTCAGCATCATCCTTCCACTTCACCAGCGGCTTCACAGCCTCAGCAACAACAGCATCAGCTTCAACCTCAAGAGCAACATCAACAATTGAGATCTCCGCATCAGCCTTTACCTTACTCACATCAACCGCCCCGGGTCCAAGGGTCGGTGAATCAGAAAGCTGCTTCTCTAGCAATGCCGAACCAGCCCCCTGTGACCCAACCAGGAAACCAAGCTAAAACAGTTTCAGCAGAGAATGAGGAGTCTGATGATCGTATTCTGGGGAAAAGAAGCATCCATGAGATACTTCAGCAG ATTGATCCGTCAGAGAAATTGGATCCAGAGGTTGAAGGCATCCTTGCTGATATTGCTGAAGACTTTGTGGAGTCA ATCACAACTTTTGGCTGTTCTTTAGCCAAGCATAGAAAGTCAGATACTCTAGAGGCTAAGGACATCTTGCTCCATGTTG AAAGAAACTGGAATATCAGGCCTCCTGGTTTTAGCAGCGACGAGATCAAGACGTTTCGAAAGCCA GTGACAACAGATATTCACAAAGATAGACTTGCCGCT GTAAAGAAGTCTATGACGGTAACGGAAGCAGCAAACGCCAGGTTCGGAACGGCTAATGCAAGAGGCGGTCAGGCAAAGACGCCTGCTAATCCATTGGCCTCTACAACTTTCAATCACTGA
- the LOC125609095 gene encoding uncharacterized protein LOC125609095: MESNVMFTGFSPTMLSLETPQNPPNPVQFQHPHPHPYTAASDQQTHQQQMKPLYPYAAKAKQLSPISVGGGGGGGEEDDRGSGSGSGCHPEDSAGTTDGKRKISPWHRMKWTDTMVRLLIMAVFYIGDEAGGALGGDQTDAKKKIITGGMMLQKKGKWKSVSRAMVEKGFSVSPQQCEDKFNDLNKRYKRVNDILGRGTACHVVENQGLLEGMDHLTPKLREEVKKLLNSKHLFFKEMCAYHNSCGHLDQPGLMNQVPVQSKPDFQMARIVEREEEEEEEGESDMAEDSETEIEDTDEEEEEETSKKRRVSAAVKRMREETARVLDDPGKSAWEKKEWMRRKALEIEERKVGYEWEAVEMEKQRVKWVRYRSKKEREMEKAKLENQRRSLETERLVLVLRRREIELTELQLAGKRVDPSSATG, encoded by the coding sequence ATGGAATCTAATGTAATGTTTACTGGGTTTAGTCCCACAATGCTAAGCCTCGAGACTCCCCAGAATCCTCCAAACCCCGTGCAGTTTCagcatcctcatcctcatccttACACAGCCGCAAGCGATCAGCAAACTCATCAACAACAGATGAAACCGTTATACCCTTACGCAGCCAAGGCCAAACAGCTCTCACCAATAAGCgtcggcggaggaggaggaggaggagaagaagacgaCCGCGGGTCAGGCTCCGGATCCGGGTGCCACCCGGAAGACAGCGCGGGAACCACCGACGGAAAACGAAAAATCTCTCCGTGGCACCGGATGAAATGGACGGACACGATGGTCCGGCTCCTGATCATGGCGGTATTCTACATCGGCGACGAGGCCGGTGGTGCGTTGGGAGGGGATCAAACCGACgcgaagaagaagatcatcACTGGGGGGATGATGCTGCAGAAGAAAGGGAAGTGGAAGTCCGTGTCGAGAGCCATGGTGGAGAAAGGCTTCTCCGTGTCTCCGCAGCAGTGCGAGGACAAGTTCAACGACTTGAATAAAAGGTATAAAAGAGTCAACGATATTCTCGGGAGAGGGACCGCGTGCCACGTGGTGGAGAATCAGGGGTTGTTAGAGGGGATGGATCATCTCACGCCTAAGTTGAGAGAGGAGGTTAAGAAGCTGCTTAACTCTAAGCATTTGTTTTTTAAGGAGATGTGCGCTTATCATAATAGCTGCGGGCATTTAGACCAACCGGGGTTAATGAATCAGGTTCCGGTTCAGTCTAAACCGGATTTTCAAATGGCGAGGATAGTggagagagaggaggaggaggaggaggagggagagTCTGATATGGCGGAGGATTCGGAGACGGAGATTGAGGACAcggatgaggaggaggaggaggagacgagTAAGAAGCGGAGGGTGTCCGCGGCTGTGAAGAGGATGAGAGAGGAGACGGCGCGCGTGTTGGATGATCCCGGGAAGAGCGCGTGGGAGAAGAAGGAGTGGATGAGGAGGAAGGCGTTGGAGATTGAGGAGAGGAAGGTCGGGTACGAGTGGGAGGCGGTGGAGATGGAGAAGCAGAGGGTGAAGTGGGTAAGGTATAGGAGCAAGAAGGAGAGGGAGATGGAGAAGGCGAAGCTGGAGAATCAGCGGAGGAGTCTTGAGACGGAGAGGTTGGTTCTGGTTCTGAGGCGGAGGGAGATTGAGCTTACGGAGTTGCAGTTGGCGGGTAAACGGGTTGACCCGAGTTCGGCAACCGGGTGA
- the LOC106408006 gene encoding uncharacterized protein LOC106408006: MASCDDDFSLLGGEDQSNPNQHHHHHHQVLHHAPYAPRRFAPKLSNQIHAPHHHQSNGDEDDEHHDVVASSAFHGVNPFSTDENSNPYDNNNNAAVEGGDEDLDANRSRIGGGACLEKRQSQEELSDGGTTNGGDTTPYGSFKRPRTSSSSAGEYRKDREEWSDAAITCLLDAYSDKFTQLNRGNLRGRDWEDVAATVSERCEKLIKSVEQCKNKIDNLKKRYKLERHRMSSGGTSASHWPWFKKMEEIVGNSMTTKGASDEDRSGSSLGNAAKPARRYPLVTYNPGVQINNVKSKATSNPRWRRVVLKISGAALACTGPNNIDPKIVGLIAREVAMACRLGVEVAIVVGSRNLFCGGTWITATGLDRTTAYHISMMASVMNSVLLQSSLEKMGVQARLQTGIAVQGVGEPYNRQRATRHLDKGRVVIFGGIGATLGNPLLSSDAAAALRAIDINAEAMVKGTNVEGVYDCHSQDSNATFEHITFHELASRGLTTMDTMALNFCEENSIPVVVFNFLEAGNITKALCGEQVGTLIDRTGRGVS; the protein is encoded by the exons ATGGCTTCCTGTGACGACGACTTCTCTCTTCTAGGAGGAGAGGACCAATCAAACCCTAACCaacatcaccaccaccaccaccaggtCCTCCACCACGCGCCGTACGCTCCTCGACGATTCGCCCCGAAGCTCTCGAACCAGATCCACGCGCCACATCATCACCAGAGCAACGGCGACGAGGACGACGAGCACCACGACGTCGTCGCGTCTTCCGCTTTCCACGGCGTGAATCCTTTTTCGACCGACGAGAACTCGAATCCCTATGATAACAACAACAACGCGGCCGTGGAAGGAGGAGACGAGGATCTGGACGCGAACAGATCCAGGATCGGGGGAGGAGCTTGTCTGGAGAAGAGGCAGAGTCAGGAGGAGCTTAGCGACGGAGGAACGACGAACGGCGGCGATACGACTCCGTACGGTAGCTTCAAACGCCCGAGGACGTCGTCTTCCTCCGCCGGGGAGTACAGGAAGGATAGAGAGGAGTGGAGCGACGCGGCGATCACGTGTTTGTTGGATGCGTACTCTGACAAGTTCACTCAGCTCAACAGAGGGAATCTCCGGGGGAGGGATTGGGAAGACGTTGCTGCGACGGTGAGCGAGAGGTGTGAGAAGCTGATCAAGAGTGTGGAGCAGTGTAAGAACAAGATTGATAATCTCAAGAAGAGGTATAAGCTAGAGAGGCATAGGATGAGTAGCGGCGGAACGTCTGCTAGCCATTGGCCTTGGTTCAAGAAGATGGAAGAGATTGTTGGTAACTCTATGACCACGAAAGGTGCCTCTGATGAAGATAGAAGTGGTAGCTCGCTGGGGAATGCTGCTAAGCCAGCGAGGAG GTATCCCTTGGTGACGTATAACCCTGGAGTTCAGATTAATAACGTCAAGTCCAAGGCTACATCAAACCCTAGATGGCGAAGAGTGGTTTTGAAAATCAGTGGTGCAGCTCTCGCCTGCACGGGTCCTAATAACATTGATCCGAAG ATCGTTGGTCTGATTGCTAGAGAGGTTGCAATGGCTTGTCGTCTTGGTGTAGAG GTAGCAATAGTTGTTGGGAGTCGGAACTTATTTTGCGGTGGTACATGGATTACTGCTACTGGTTTGGATAGAACCACTGCATATCATATCAG TATGATGGCGTCTGTGATGAATTCTGTTTTACTTCAATCATCTCTGGAGAAAATGGGAGTTCAGGCACGGTTACAAACTGGAATTGCGGTTCAAGGGGTCGGGGAGCCTTACAATCGTCAGCGAGCCACCCGGCATCTAGATAAAGGCAGAGTGGTAATATTTGGTGGCATTGGTGCGACCCTTGGAAACCCGCTTTTATCATCCGATGCAGCTGCTGCTCTTCGAGCTATAGATA TTAATGCAGAGGCAATGGTGAAAGGAACAAACGTGGAAGGTGTTTATGACTGCCATTCACAAGACAGTAACGCCACATTCGAGCACATAACATTTCACGAGTTGGCTTCTAGAGGTCTTACGACAATGGACACAATGGCCCTTAACTTCTGTGAAGAGAATAGCATTCCAG TTGTGGTGTTTAACTTTCTGGAAGCTGGAAACATCACGAAGGCATTGTGCGGAGAACAAGTGGGCACTTTGATCGACAGGACCGGGAGGGGTGTGAGTTAG
- the LOC106407146 gene encoding probable inactive purple acid phosphatase 16 isoform X1: MIRRSSSLLIFTVLSLPLISAVGWELSIPSTTTARSSLRVREGSRFKIAIFADLHFGEDSWTDWGPRQDANSVNVMSTVLDAETPDFVVYLGDVVTANNIAIQNASLFWDKAISPTRDRNIPWTSLFGNHDDASFVWPLDWFSSSGIPPIICPSVSNSSSWSSDDGCGFRGTTRVELIQEELKAANALSYSTIGPKELWPSVSNYVIPVESSDDSKPAVALMYFLDSGGGSYPEVISNAQVEWFKTKSNTLNPDLSIPELIFWHIPSKAYKKVAPRLWITKPCVGSINKERVDAQEAENGMMRVLEKRSSVKAVFVGHNHGLDWCCPYKDKLWLCFARHTGYGGYGNWPRGSRILEITEVPFRIKSWIRMEDGTVHSEVNLTSD, translated from the exons ATGATAAGAAGATCGTCGTCACTTCTGATCTTCACAGTTCTATCTCTTCCATTAATCTCAGCCGTAGGTTGGGAGCTAAGCATACCGTCAACGACCACGGCAAGGAGTAGTCTTCGAGTCCGAGAAGGATCACGGTTCAAGATCGCAATCTTCGCAGACCTCCACTTCGGTGAAGACTCGTGGACTGACTGGGGTCCACGTCAAGATGCAAACTCTGTTAACGTCATGTCTACTGTTCTTGACGCTGAAACTCCAG ATTTTGTGGTGTACTTGGGAGATGTAGTAACGGCTAACAACATAGCAATCCAAAACGCAAGCTTGTTTTGGGACAAAGCAATCTCACCTACACGAGATAGAAACATTCCATGGACCAGTCTCTTTGGTAACCATGACGACGCTTCTTTCGTTTGGCCTTTAGATTGGTTCTCTTCCTCTGGTATCCCTCCCATTATCTGTCCCTCAGTATCAAACTCCTCCTCCTGGTCCTCTGATGATGGATGCGGTTTTAGAGGAACAACGCGAGTGGAGCTGATTCAAGAAGAGCTTAAAGCAGCCAATGCACTCTCATATTCAACCATTGGTCCTAAGGAGCTGTGGCCAAGCGTGTCTAACTATGTAATTCCTGTGGAATCATCTGATGATTCGAAACCAGCGGTTGCGTTGATGTACTTTCTTGACTCGGGTGGTGGCTCGTACCCTGAGGTTATATCTAATGCTCAAGTGGAGTGGTTTAAAACCAAGTCAAATACTCTTAATCCTGATCTAAG TATCCCGGAGTTGATATTTTGGCACATACCAAGTAAAGCATACAAGAAAGTAGCTCCACGGTTATGGATAACAAAACCTTGCGTTGGATCAATCAACAAAGAGAGAGTAGATGCTCAAGAAGCTGAAAATGGTATGATGAGAGTTCTTGAGAAGAGATCTTCGGTTAAG GCTGTGTTTGTAGGACACAACCATGGACTAGACTGGTGCTGTCCGTACAAAGACAAGCTGTGGCTTTGCTTTGCAAGGCACACTGGTTATGGTGGATATGGAAATTGGCCAAGAGGATCAAGGATTCTTGAGATTACTGAAGTGCCTTTTCGGATTAAGTCTTGGATTAGGATGGAAGATGGAACTGTCCACAGTGAAGTTAACTTAACTAGTGATTAG
- the LOC106407146 gene encoding probable inactive purple acid phosphatase 16 isoform X2: MIRRSSSLLIFTVLSLPLISAVGWELSIPSTTTARSSLRVREGSRFKIAIFADLHFGEDSWTDWGPRQDANSVNVMSTVLDAETPDFVVYLGDVVTANNIAIQNASLFWDKAISPTRDRNIPWTSLFGNHDDASFVWPLDWFSSSGIPPIICPSVSNSSSWSSDDGCGFRGTTRVELIQEELKAANALSYSTIGPKELWPSVSNYVIPVESSDDSKPAVALMYFLDSGGGSYPEVISNAQVEWFKTKSNTLNPDLSIPELIFWHIPSKAYKKVAPRLWITKPCVGSINKERVDAQEAENGMMRVLEKRSSVKDTTMD; encoded by the exons ATGATAAGAAGATCGTCGTCACTTCTGATCTTCACAGTTCTATCTCTTCCATTAATCTCAGCCGTAGGTTGGGAGCTAAGCATACCGTCAACGACCACGGCAAGGAGTAGTCTTCGAGTCCGAGAAGGATCACGGTTCAAGATCGCAATCTTCGCAGACCTCCACTTCGGTGAAGACTCGTGGACTGACTGGGGTCCACGTCAAGATGCAAACTCTGTTAACGTCATGTCTACTGTTCTTGACGCTGAAACTCCAG ATTTTGTGGTGTACTTGGGAGATGTAGTAACGGCTAACAACATAGCAATCCAAAACGCAAGCTTGTTTTGGGACAAAGCAATCTCACCTACACGAGATAGAAACATTCCATGGACCAGTCTCTTTGGTAACCATGACGACGCTTCTTTCGTTTGGCCTTTAGATTGGTTCTCTTCCTCTGGTATCCCTCCCATTATCTGTCCCTCAGTATCAAACTCCTCCTCCTGGTCCTCTGATGATGGATGCGGTTTTAGAGGAACAACGCGAGTGGAGCTGATTCAAGAAGAGCTTAAAGCAGCCAATGCACTCTCATATTCAACCATTGGTCCTAAGGAGCTGTGGCCAAGCGTGTCTAACTATGTAATTCCTGTGGAATCATCTGATGATTCGAAACCAGCGGTTGCGTTGATGTACTTTCTTGACTCGGGTGGTGGCTCGTACCCTGAGGTTATATCTAATGCTCAAGTGGAGTGGTTTAAAACCAAGTCAAATACTCTTAATCCTGATCTAAG TATCCCGGAGTTGATATTTTGGCACATACCAAGTAAAGCATACAAGAAAGTAGCTCCACGGTTATGGATAACAAAACCTTGCGTTGGATCAATCAACAAAGAGAGAGTAGATGCTCAAGAAGCTGAAAATGGTATGATGAGAGTTCTTGAGAAGAGATCTTCGGTTAAG GACACAACCATGGACTAG